The following proteins are encoded in a genomic region of Dokdonia donghaensis DSW-1:
- a CDS encoding amidohydrolase family protein — protein MFFKKLLVLGLVTCSFTMYAQDYFPANAGVKSKNENYTVFTNATIHSTPTETIKKGTLVVQNGRVVSVGKSSKYPANAVVVDLGGKHIYPSFVDIYTNFGIAKPKRAGGSGRASQYDNSREGGYWNDHILSEQNGYDDFEYDKKKATEYINAGFGVVATLQHDGIARGTGALIALNNDGNTANRVMEERLAQYFSFDKSVTSRQAYPSSKMGATALLRQVQHDLDWYEKGNVDTKDMSLEALTRNKTLPQFFEGDGLYDDLRIDKLGDQFGIDYVIVAGGDEYKRIGEVQAMNRKMILPLKFPDAYDMEEPYAAEYVALSDMKHWNQAPTNPKALQDAGVTFALTTFKHKSPKDFKKHLMKAITYGLSKERALEALTTIPAQMVGKSGEIGVLKNRAWANFMITSGEVFEKDTKLFEHWIQGNKNVVKDMTTVNIDGNYAINLNGVTYNLEVKNSTEKAKATLKKGGEEVKSEFAYKQDWATVIFKEAEGKFIRLVARADANGLNGKAILADGTEKNFTSRKTALEASEAKDDKKGGDKPLDVMPLTYPNMAFGYETRPKQQDILIKNSTVWTNEAEGILENADVLIKDGKISAVGKNLSARGAMVVDGTGKHVTSGIIDEHSHIAAFAINESGHNSTAEVRMSDVVNPDDSDIYRNLAGGVTAIQLLHGSANPIGGQSAVMKLKWGAPIDEMVIKDKKFIKFALGENVKQANWNSYSRFPQTRMGVEQVFVDYFTRGKEYEAKKKSGQPYRVDEEMETIVDILNMERLISCHSYVQSEINMTMKVAEQFGFNVNTFTHILEGYKVADKMAEHGVGGSTFSDWWAYKYEVNDAIPYNAAIMHRAGVTVAINSDDGEMSRRLNQEAAKIYKYGGIEEEDAWKMVTLNPAKLLHMDDRAGSLKPGKDGDVVIWSDHPLSIKARAEKTIIEGKVFFDIEKDKELRATVQKEKAQLTAMMLAEKNKGLKTQPARKKEKQRMHCDTEQTIY, from the coding sequence ATGTTCTTTAAAAAATTACTTGTCTTAGGGCTGGTAACTTGTTCATTTACAATGTATGCGCAAGATTACTTTCCGGCAAATGCTGGAGTTAAGTCCAAAAATGAAAACTACACGGTGTTTACAAATGCCACAATACACAGCACACCAACCGAAACTATTAAGAAAGGTACCCTAGTGGTACAAAATGGTAGAGTGGTGTCTGTAGGTAAGTCATCTAAATACCCGGCAAATGCTGTTGTGGTTGATCTAGGTGGTAAACACATCTATCCATCTTTTGTAGATATCTATACAAATTTTGGTATTGCAAAGCCTAAGAGGGCTGGAGGTTCTGGTCGTGCTTCTCAATATGACAACTCGAGAGAGGGAGGATACTGGAACGATCATATTCTCTCAGAACAAAATGGCTATGACGACTTTGAGTATGATAAAAAGAAGGCTACCGAATATATAAACGCAGGTTTTGGCGTAGTAGCAACCTTACAACACGATGGTATTGCTCGTGGTACGGGAGCACTTATTGCTCTTAACAATGATGGTAATACGGCAAATCGAGTAATGGAGGAGCGTCTTGCTCAATATTTTTCTTTTGACAAGAGCGTTACTTCTCGACAAGCATACCCTTCTTCAAAGATGGGTGCAACCGCCTTACTACGTCAAGTACAGCACGACCTAGATTGGTATGAGAAAGGAAATGTAGATACAAAAGATATGTCTCTTGAAGCGCTTACGCGAAATAAAACCTTACCGCAATTTTTTGAAGGTGACGGGCTTTATGACGACTTACGTATAGATAAACTAGGAGATCAATTTGGGATAGACTACGTAATAGTTGCAGGCGGAGACGAGTATAAGCGTATAGGTGAGGTACAGGCAATGAATCGTAAAATGATCTTGCCACTTAAATTTCCAGATGCCTATGATATGGAAGAGCCATATGCTGCCGAATATGTAGCGCTGTCTGATATGAAGCACTGGAACCAAGCACCTACAAACCCTAAAGCATTACAAGATGCTGGAGTGACATTTGCACTTACTACATTTAAGCATAAATCACCAAAGGATTTTAAAAAGCACCTTATGAAGGCGATTACGTATGGTCTTTCTAAAGAGCGTGCGCTAGAAGCACTTACTACGATACCAGCGCAAATGGTAGGTAAGAGCGGTGAGATAGGTGTTCTTAAAAATAGAGCGTGGGCAAACTTTATGATTACTTCTGGAGAGGTGTTTGAAAAAGACACAAAATTATTTGAGCACTGGATTCAGGGTAATAAAAATGTAGTTAAAGATATGACTACAGTAAACATAGATGGCAACTATGCAATTAACCTTAACGGTGTTACTTATAATCTAGAAGTAAAAAACTCAACCGAAAAGGCAAAAGCAACTTTGAAAAAAGGAGGAGAAGAAGTAAAGAGCGAGTTTGCTTATAAACAAGACTGGGCTACAGTTATTTTTAAAGAAGCCGAAGGTAAGTTTATAAGACTCGTTGCTAGAGCAGATGCAAATGGTCTTAATGGTAAAGCAATTCTTGCAGATGGAACAGAAAAGAACTTTACTTCTAGAAAGACAGCTTTAGAGGCAAGTGAAGCTAAGGATGATAAAAAAGGTGGTGATAAACCCCTAGATGTTATGCCACTTACATATCCTAATATGGCTTTTGGTTATGAGACACGTCCTAAGCAACAAGATATTTTAATTAAAAACTCAACGGTCTGGACAAATGAGGCAGAGGGTATTCTTGAGAATGCAGATGTCTTAATCAAAGATGGAAAAATAAGTGCAGTAGGAAAAAATCTATCAGCGCGAGGAGCTATGGTAGTAGATGGTACAGGTAAGCACGTTACTTCTGGTATTATAGATGAGCACTCACATATTGCAGCTTTTGCAATAAACGAGTCTGGTCATAACTCTACAGCAGAGGTACGTATGAGTGATGTGGTTAATCCAGATGATTCTGATATTTATCGTAACCTAGCTGGTGGAGTAACGGCCATCCAGTTACTACACGGGTCTGCAAACCCAATAGGTGGACAGAGCGCAGTGATGAAGCTTAAGTGGGGAGCACCTATAGATGAAATGGTAATTAAGGATAAGAAGTTTATCAAGTTTGCCTTAGGTGAAAACGTAAAACAAGCAAACTGGAATAGCTACTCAAGATTCCCTCAAACAAGAATGGGAGTAGAGCAAGTTTTTGTAGACTACTTTACAAGAGGTAAAGAATATGAAGCAAAGAAGAAAAGTGGACAGCCGTATCGCGTAGATGAGGAAATGGAAACTATAGTTGACATTCTTAATATGGAGCGTCTTATCTCTTGTCACTCATATGTACAGAGCGAGATTAATATGACAATGAAGGTGGCAGAGCAGTTTGGTTTTAATGTAAACACCTTTACACACATACTAGAAGGTTATAAGGTTGCAGATAAAATGGCAGAGCACGGCGTAGGAGGATCTACCTTCTCAGACTGGTGGGCTTATAAATATGAGGTAAACGATGCGATTCCTTATAATGCTGCTATTATGCACAGAGCAGGAGTTACAGTAGCCATTAACTCAGATGATGGTGAGATGTCAAGACGTCTTAATCAAGAAGCTGCAAAAATTTATAAGTACGGTGGTATTGAAGAAGAGGACGCTTGGAAAATGGTCACATTAAATCCGGCAAAGCTTTTACATATGGATGATCGTGCAGGAAGTCTTAAACCTGGTAAGGATGGAGATGTCGTTATATGGTCAGATCACCCGCTTAGTATAAAAGCTAGAGCAGAGAAAACTATAATAGAAGGAAAAGTATTCTTTGATATAGAAAAGGATAAGGAACTACGCGCAACGGTACAAAAAGAAAAAGCACAACTTACTGCAATGATGCTTGCAGAAAAGAACAAAGGCTTAAAAACACAACCGGCGAGAAAGAAAGAAAAACAACGTATGCATTGTGATACAGAACAAACAATTTACTAA
- a CDS encoding DUF3810 domain-containing protein produces MKKNRITLIIGLLLFVQMLVVRLLALYPQAVEQWYCNGIYPVISKGFRYAFGWLPFSFGDIMYAVLIVLAVREIVILIRNRFKTIKSFLLRTLAMISIVYFAFHLLWGMNYYRLPLHKSLSIDNDYTTQELVSLTEKLLNNSNRLHTALAVNDSAVVNYAFAKAEIFNKTLNGYEALQQKFPSLQYPPKSIKNSLLRYPLSVMGYSGYLNPITNEAQINGMVPAHRWPVISCHEQAHQLGFAKENEANFMAVMATLNNEDIHFQYSGSIFALRYCLNDVYRRDKELGKLLKSKVHPGILAQYQMSRDFWDEMDNPLEPIFDLFYSNYLKANNQPGGLESYSYMVALLVNYDKQFPETF; encoded by the coding sequence TTGAAAAAGAATCGCATAACCCTCATAATTGGATTACTATTATTTGTACAAATGCTCGTTGTACGACTACTAGCTTTATATCCACAAGCTGTAGAGCAGTGGTACTGTAATGGGATATATCCTGTGATTTCAAAAGGTTTTAGATATGCCTTTGGGTGGTTGCCGTTTTCCTTTGGAGATATTATGTATGCGGTTTTAATCGTGCTTGCGGTACGTGAGATTGTAATCTTGATAAGAAATAGATTTAAGACCATCAAGTCATTCTTACTACGTACCCTTGCGATGATTTCTATTGTATATTTTGCCTTTCACCTTCTTTGGGGAATGAATTATTACCGCTTACCACTACACAAGTCCTTGTCAATAGATAATGACTATACCACACAAGAGCTTGTGTCACTTACAGAAAAACTTCTTAATAATAGTAATAGACTACACACGGCACTTGCTGTAAATGATAGTGCGGTGGTTAATTACGCTTTCGCGAAAGCGGAAATATTTAATAAAACCCTTAACGGCTATGAAGCTTTACAACAGAAGTTTCCTTCCTTGCAATACCCTCCTAAAAGTATAAAAAACTCATTATTGCGATATCCACTATCTGTAATGGGGTATAGTGGTTATCTCAACCCCATTACAAATGAAGCGCAAATTAATGGGATGGTACCCGCTCACAGGTGGCCTGTTATATCTTGTCACGAGCAGGCCCACCAGTTAGGGTTTGCCAAAGAAAATGAAGCAAACTTTATGGCAGTTATGGCTACACTCAATAATGAGGATATACATTTTCAATATTCGGGAAGTATTTTTGCACTTAGGTATTGCCTTAATGATGTGTACCGCCGAGATAAAGAGCTAGGTAAATTATTAAAAAGTAAGGTACATCCGGGTATACTTGCCCAATATCAAATGTCTAGAGATTTTTGGGATGAGATGGATAACCCGCTTGAGCCCATATTTGATCTCTTTTATAGTAACTACCTTAAGGCAAATAACCAGCCGGGTGGTTTAGAAAGCTACAGTTATATGGTGGCATTACTGGTAAACTATGACAAGCAGTTCCCAGAGACTTTTTGA
- a CDS encoding FMN-binding glutamate synthase family protein: MDSILSFLGAISWWMWLILVVVLVAIYDTFIQKKHIILKNFPVVGHFRYMLESIGPELRQYIVANNREELPFNRIERGWIYASAKNENNYEGFGTDRDINQSHYIFINNAMIPYKVEKDHPNAKDPYFLACAKVMGAGRRARPYRPGSIINVSAMSFGSLSAKAVESLNRGCAKAYAYHNTGEGGLSPYHKKGGDVVFHFGTGYFGVRSEEGGFSMPKMKKLVSENPQVRAIEVKLSQGAKPGKGGVLPGSKITKEIAEIRGVKQGEDVLSPPNHKAFSNVPELIDFVEDIATETGLPVGIKAAIGKLDAWRELAEIMASTGKGPDFITVDGGEGGTGAAPPSFADHVALPWVYGFSDIYKIFKEYKLTDRVVFIGSGKLGFPAKAAMAFAMGVDCINVAREAMLAVGCIQAKVCHNNTCPTGVATQNKWLQRGINIEDKAERTHYYFKNFKKELLEITRACGYEHPAQLTMDDVDINLGDKNLTQTLADVYGYNKVAVPFKSTKALMKCPDLGGNYNKKEVAKEIDMDDVRY, encoded by the coding sequence ATGGATTCTATTTTATCATTCTTAGGTGCTATTTCTTGGTGGATGTGGCTCATACTCGTTGTAGTACTCGTAGCTATTTATGACACCTTTATACAGAAGAAGCATATCATTTTGAAAAACTTCCCGGTAGTAGGCCACTTTAGGTATATGCTTGAAAGTATAGGTCCAGAGCTACGTCAATATATAGTGGCAAATAATCGTGAGGAACTACCCTTTAACCGTATAGAACGCGGGTGGATTTATGCCTCTGCAAAAAATGAAAATAACTACGAAGGTTTCGGTACAGACCGTGATATTAACCAGTCTCATTACATTTTTATAAACAATGCGATGATACCTTACAAAGTAGAAAAGGATCACCCCAATGCAAAAGACCCTTATTTTCTTGCGTGTGCAAAAGTAATGGGAGCAGGAAGAAGAGCCCGTCCTTATAGACCTGGCTCTATTATAAATGTGAGTGCAATGAGCTTTGGTAGCCTTTCGGCAAAAGCGGTAGAGTCTCTTAACCGTGGTTGTGCAAAGGCTTATGCATATCACAATACCGGAGAAGGTGGACTGTCGCCATACCACAAAAAAGGCGGTGATGTTGTTTTTCACTTTGGTACTGGATATTTTGGTGTGAGAAGTGAGGAAGGTGGTTTCTCAATGCCTAAAATGAAGAAACTCGTTTCAGAAAATCCGCAGGTGCGTGCCATAGAGGTAAAACTCTCACAAGGTGCAAAACCAGGAAAAGGAGGCGTTTTACCAGGATCTAAAATCACAAAAGAAATTGCAGAGATACGCGGAGTAAAACAAGGTGAAGACGTCTTATCTCCTCCTAACCACAAAGCATTCTCAAACGTACCAGAACTTATAGATTTTGTAGAAGATATTGCAACCGAGACTGGATTACCTGTAGGTATTAAAGCCGCAATAGGTAAACTAGATGCCTGGAGAGAGCTTGCTGAAATTATGGCAAGCACTGGCAAAGGGCCAGACTTTATCACTGTAGATGGTGGTGAAGGTGGTACGGGAGCTGCACCACCTAGTTTTGCAGACCACGTAGCCCTGCCTTGGGTATATGGATTTTCTGATATTTATAAAATCTTTAAAGAATACAAACTCACAGATCGTGTAGTTTTTATAGGCTCTGGTAAGCTAGGCTTCCCAGCAAAGGCTGCAATGGCATTTGCAATGGGTGTAGACTGCATAAACGTAGCCCGTGAGGCGATGCTTGCTGTAGGATGTATACAGGCCAAAGTATGTCACAACAACACCTGCCCTACGGGTGTTGCTACACAAAACAAGTGGTTGCAGCGAGGTATTAACATAGAAGACAAAGCAGAGCGCACACACTACTACTTTAAAAACTTTAAAAAGGAATTACTAGAGATTACTCGTGCCTGTGGCTATGAGCATCCAGCCCAACTCACAATGGATGATGTAGATATCAACCTAGGTGATAAAAACCTAACGCAAACCCTAGCAGATGTATATGGTTACAATAAAGTAGCAGTTCCTTTTAAAAGTACAAAAGCACTTATGAAGTGTCCAGACCTAGGTGGAAACTACAATAAAAAAGAAGTAGCCAAAGAAATAGATATGGATGACGTGCGTTATTAA
- a CDS encoding M1 family metallopeptidase: protein MKYLLFFIVVVSAFAKAYTQEISAQTKTIDFKEVTASLSLDFDTKSVLGKVTTTFTALQDVNQVVMDGKKMQLVDKTPTFAISATDTTIVFDGSFKAGTTYKAVFDYSVQPSQAAYFVNNNGSEQFWTQGQGKYTSHWLPSIDDMNDKIIFDLKVTGHNRHTVIANGVAAKTLKDYNVLVSEFDMQKPIASYLVALVVGNYDVKTATAASGVPLEYYYYPEDSLQVEATYRYSKEVFDFLERKIGVPFPFKVYKQVPVKDFLYAGMENASCTIFSDHFMVDAIGFTDRNYVNVNAHELAHQWFGDLVTETKSEHHWLQEGFATYYALLTEREIFGEDYFYFKLFETAEQLRALSDQGKGQKLVASGGSSLTYYQKGAWAIHILRERVGVNTFDLAVQNYLKKYAYKNVTTEDFMTEVEALVTVDLADFKKNWLYQSAFQAEDALQSLKKSEFMQQYFRLQSGREAPLSNKFTQLMDAIASGNDYLGQESVYQAAQESINATLPVFKQAISSDNVFIRQAVATSLENAPQSLATDFYKLLKDDSYVTREQAMIKLWVYHQQRNDPASQRKVLDMMDGQFGFQDGNLRTLWLALSLATPEYKPSQSFGRYQELISYTQPEQPYQLRQNAFNYLRQLGSFEKESLQSLIEASVHHVWRFRESARKLLKEQLKNPKNLAVVKEFAATLTEKEVAYLKRVDVL, encoded by the coding sequence ATGAAATACCTGTTGTTCTTTATTGTTGTTGTTTCCGCTTTCGCGAAAGCGTATACCCAAGAAATATCTGCTCAAACCAAAACCATAGATTTTAAGGAGGTTACCGCTTCCTTATCACTTGATTTTGATACCAAATCTGTTCTAGGAAAAGTAACTACAACCTTTACCGCATTACAAGATGTAAATCAAGTTGTGATGGATGGAAAGAAAATGCAACTCGTAGATAAAACACCCACATTTGCCATAAGCGCAACAGATACTACTATAGTTTTTGACGGAAGTTTTAAAGCTGGTACTACCTACAAAGCAGTTTTTGACTACTCGGTGCAGCCTTCTCAAGCCGCTTATTTTGTAAATAATAATGGGAGTGAGCAGTTCTGGACGCAAGGTCAAGGCAAGTACACCTCACACTGGTTGCCTAGTATAGATGATATGAATGATAAAATCATATTTGATCTCAAAGTGACGGGACACAATAGACATACAGTCATTGCAAATGGGGTAGCTGCAAAAACGTTAAAAGATTATAACGTGCTAGTATCAGAATTTGATATGCAAAAGCCCATAGCAAGCTATCTCGTGGCGCTTGTGGTGGGAAATTATGATGTAAAAACAGCTACGGCCGCATCTGGTGTACCTTTAGAATATTACTATTATCCAGAAGACTCGTTGCAGGTAGAGGCTACTTATAGATACTCCAAAGAGGTTTTTGACTTTTTAGAACGTAAGATAGGTGTGCCATTTCCTTTTAAGGTATATAAACAAGTACCCGTAAAAGATTTCTTGTATGCTGGTATGGAGAATGCGAGTTGCACCATCTTTTCTGACCATTTTATGGTAGATGCGATAGGCTTTACAGATCGTAATTATGTAAACGTAAATGCACACGAGCTTGCACACCAGTGGTTTGGAGATCTAGTTACAGAGACTAAGAGTGAGCACCACTGGCTACAAGAGGGATTTGCAACCTACTATGCACTTCTCACCGAACGCGAGATCTTTGGAGAGGACTATTTTTATTTTAAGCTCTTTGAAACCGCAGAGCAGTTACGAGCCTTAAGTGATCAAGGCAAGGGGCAAAAGCTTGTTGCCTCTGGAGGAAGTAGTCTTACCTATTATCAAAAAGGTGCTTGGGCAATACACATATTACGAGAGCGAGTAGGGGTAAACACCTTTGATCTCGCTGTGCAGAATTACCTCAAAAAGTATGCATATAAAAATGTAACTACAGAAGATTTTATGACAGAGGTTGAGGCGCTAGTTACCGTAGATCTCGCAGACTTTAAGAAGAACTGGCTATACCAGTCTGCTTTTCAAGCAGAAGATGCCTTACAGTCGCTTAAAAAGAGCGAATTTATGCAACAGTACTTTAGATTACAGTCGGGTAGAGAAGCTCCGTTATCGAATAAGTTTACACAACTTATGGATGCCATAGCCTCAGGTAACGATTACCTAGGGCAAGAATCTGTGTATCAAGCGGCTCAAGAATCTATTAATGCGACACTGCCAGTTTTTAAACAAGCTATAAGTTCTGATAACGTTTTTATACGTCAGGCTGTGGCTACATCGCTAGAAAATGCACCCCAATCACTGGCTACAGATTTTTACAAGCTGCTTAAAGATGATAGCTATGTCACCCGAGAGCAGGCAATGATTAAGTTATGGGTGTACCACCAGCAGCGCAATGACCCGGCCTCACAACGTAAGGTGCTGGATATGATGGATGGGCAGTTTGGGTTTCAAGACGGGAACTTACGTACCTTGTGGCTTGCACTATCACTTGCAACACCAGAGTATAAGCCGTCACAATCTTTTGGTCGATATCAAGAACTCATAAGCTACACACAACCAGAACAACCTTATCAGTTGCGACAAAATGCCTTTAACTACCTGCGCCAGCTAGGCTCTTTTGAAAAGGAAAGCTTACAATCACTTATAGAGGCGAGTGTGCATCACGTATGGCGCTTTCGCGAAAGCGCAAGAAAACTACTCAAAGAGCAGCTTAAAAACCCTAAAAATCTTGCTGTTGTAAAAGAATTTGCTGCCACCCTTACCGAAAAAGAAGTTGCCTATCTAAAGCGGGTAGATGTGTTGTAA
- the recG gene encoding ATP-dependent DNA helicase RecG — MNPTFLQTPIDYLKGVGPNRADLLRSELGIHTFQDLMHLFPHRYIDKTRYYKISELERSNAEVQIIGKFTSMKMVEGKGRRLVATFRDDGGQMELVWFRGHKWIKEAIKMNTPYVIFGKCNYYNGKFSMPHPEMELLSEHEKSIRSAMQPVYPSTEKLSNRGITNKVVNGVMQTLFMEAKNHLFESLSKPLVTELKLMPKREALFNVHFPQSQEHLARAQYRLKFEEFFYIQLQLAFKNVNHKTKIKGYPFEKVGPIFTTFYNDHLPFELTDAQKRVLKEIRHDLGTNAQMNRLLQGDVGSGKTIVALMSMLMALDNDFQACLMAPTAILAVQHYQGLLELCKELNTSISLLQGSTKASERKIIHEQLENGELDILIGTHALLEDKVKFKNLGLAVIDEQHRFGVKQRSKLWHKNEYPPHVLVMTATPIPRTLAMTVYGDLDVSIIDELPPGRKAIKTVHRYDANRLKVFKFIRDEIALGRQVYIVYPLIQESEAMDYKDLMDGYESISREFPMPEYQISIVHGKMKPDDKEIEMNRFIKGETQIMVATTVIEVGVNVPNASVMIIESAERFGLSQLHQLRGRVGRGAEQSYCILMTSHKLSSDSKVRLETMTGTNDGFEIAEVDLKLRGPGDITGTQQSGALNLKIADIIRDNDILKVARSYAWQLVKDDPKFEKEENQIIRFMYAQMMKFKNIWSYIS; from the coding sequence ATGAATCCCACATTTTTACAAACTCCCATAGATTACCTTAAAGGCGTAGGTCCTAACAGAGCAGACTTATTGCGCTCTGAGCTGGGTATCCACACCTTTCAGGACTTGATGCATCTCTTCCCGCACAGGTATATAGATAAAACGCGCTATTATAAAATAAGTGAACTGGAGCGTAGCAATGCAGAGGTGCAAATTATAGGGAAGTTTACCAGTATGAAAATGGTAGAGGGTAAAGGTCGCAGGCTTGTGGCGACCTTTAGAGACGATGGCGGGCAAATGGAGCTAGTATGGTTTAGAGGTCATAAATGGATTAAGGAGGCTATTAAAATGAATACGCCTTATGTAATTTTTGGAAAATGCAATTATTACAACGGTAAATTCTCGATGCCACACCCAGAGATGGAACTACTTTCTGAGCACGAAAAAAGCATAAGATCTGCTATGCAACCTGTGTACCCATCTACCGAAAAATTATCTAATCGTGGCATCACAAATAAGGTGGTAAACGGAGTGATGCAAACCCTCTTTATGGAGGCGAAAAATCACCTCTTTGAGAGCCTCTCAAAACCCCTTGTTACAGAGCTCAAATTAATGCCAAAAAGAGAGGCACTTTTTAACGTTCATTTTCCGCAATCTCAAGAGCATCTTGCACGTGCTCAATACCGATTAAAATTTGAAGAATTTTTTTATATCCAGTTGCAACTTGCCTTTAAAAATGTAAACCATAAGACCAAAATAAAAGGGTATCCTTTTGAGAAAGTTGGTCCCATTTTTACGACCTTTTATAATGACCATTTACCCTTTGAGTTAACCGATGCACAAAAACGTGTTCTTAAAGAAATACGTCACGACCTAGGTACAAATGCACAAATGAACAGGCTTTTACAAGGAGATGTAGGTTCTGGGAAGACCATCGTAGCGCTTATGTCAATGTTAATGGCACTTGACAACGATTTTCAGGCTTGTTTAATGGCACCTACTGCCATCCTGGCAGTCCAGCACTATCAAGGATTATTAGAGTTATGTAAAGAACTGAATACCAGTATTTCATTACTTCAAGGTTCAACCAAAGCTTCAGAACGTAAAATTATACACGAGCAGCTCGAAAATGGTGAGCTAGACATCCTTATAGGCACACACGCGCTACTAGAAGACAAGGTGAAATTTAAGAATCTTGGCCTCGCAGTGATAGATGAGCAACACCGTTTTGGGGTAAAGCAACGCAGTAAGTTATGGCACAAAAATGAGTACCCACCGCACGTACTTGTGATGACCGCCACCCCTATCCCCCGCACCCTTGCGATGACCGTTTATGGTGATCTAGATGTGAGTATAATTGACGAGTTACCACCGGGCAGAAAAGCCATAAAAACGGTGCATAGATATGATGCAAATAGACTCAAAGTTTTTAAGTTTATAAGAGATGAAATTGCCCTAGGTAGACAGGTCTATATTGTGTACCCATTAATACAAGAATCTGAGGCGATGGATTACAAAGATTTGATGGATGGCTACGAGAGTATTTCACGTGAATTTCCGATGCCAGAATATCAGATTTCTATCGTGCACGGAAAGATGAAACCAGACGATAAAGAGATTGAAATGAATCGCTTTATAAAAGGTGAAACTCAAATTATGGTCGCCACAACCGTAATAGAAGTTGGCGTAAATGTTCCTAACGCTTCTGTGATGATTATTGAGAGTGCAGAGCGTTTTGGGTTAAGCCAGTTACACCAGCTGCGTGGTCGTGTAGGTCGAGGTGCAGAGCAAAGCTATTGCATCCTTATGACCAGTCACAAACTCTCTAGCGATAGTAAAGTGCGCCTAGAGACAATGACAGGTACAAATGATGGTTTTGAAATAGCAGAGGTAGATCTAAAGCTACGAGGTCCAGGCGACATTACAGGAACCCAGCAAAGTGGCGCGCTCAACCTTAAAATAGCAGATATTATACGTGACAATGACATTCTAAAGGTAGCCAGAAGCTACGCCTGGCAACTGGTAAAAGACGATCCTAAGTTTGAGAAAGAAGAAAACCAGATCATACGCTTTATGTATGCCCAGATGATGAAGTTTAAGAATATCTGGAGTTATATCTCTTGA